The Pseudomonas leptonychotis genomic sequence CAATTTAGGTGATGAAAGCCTGCTTGAGCGCGAACTCGCGGCACTCGGCGAAGACGAGTAACGAAAAAGGAGGCCGATGCCTCCTTTTTTATCGCCCGTGTTTCATCGCGCGTGGCAGCATTACTCGAACAATGCATCCAGCGCCTGCTCCAGGCGCGTCACGGCAATCACCTGCAAACCGGGCGGCGGATCTTTCGGCGCATTGCCCTTGGGCACGATGGCGCGTTTAAAGCCATGCTTGGCCGCCTCTCTCAAGCGCTCCTGACCGCTTGGTACCGGGCGAATCTCACCCGACAAACCCACTTCACCAAACACCAGCAGATCATGCGGCAGCGGCTTGTTGCGCAAGCTAGAGATAACGGCAGCCATCAGCGCCAGATCGGAAGCAGTTTCCAGCACCTTGACCCCGCCGACCACGTTGAGGAATACGTCCTGGTCGTAGGTGGGAATGCCGCCATGCCGGTGCAGCACGGCCAGCAGCATGGCGAGACGATTCTGATCCAGCCCTAGGGTCACTCGGCGCGGGTTGCCCATATGGCTGGTATCAACCAGTGCCTGCACTTCAACCAACATCGGCCGGGTGCCTTCCCAGGTGGCCATCACCACACTGCCGGGCACCTCTTCCTGGGCGCGGGTGAGGAAGATCGCCGAGGGGTTAGTGACTTCTTTCAGCCCCTTGTCGGTCATGCCGAACACGCCCAGTTCGTTGATCGCACCGAAACGGTTCTTTACCGCGCGCAGCAGACGCAGGCGACCATCAGACTCGCCCTCGAAATACAGTACGGTATCGACCATATGCTCCAGCACGCGCGGCCCAGCCAGCGCGCCTTCCTTGGTCACATGGCCAACCAGGAAGATCGCCGTGCCGCTTTGTTTGGCAAAGCGCACCAGCAGCGCCGCACTCTCACGCACCTGGGCGACGCCGCCAGGCGCTGATTGCAGTTGTTCGGTAAAGATGGTCTGGATCGAGTCGATCACCATCACCTTGGGCTTTTCGATGCGCGCCGTGGCGATGATGCTTTCGATGCAGGTTTCGGTCATCACCTTGAGTTTGTCTTCCGGCAAGCCCAGGCGGCGCGCGCGCATGGCCACCTGCTGCTGGGATTCTTCACCGGTGACATACAACGCGGGAAAGCGCGTGGCGATATTGCACAAGGTCTGCAGCAGGATGGTTGACTTGCCGATACCGGGGTCACCGCCAATCAGCACCACCGAGCCATCCACCAAGCCGCCGCCGAGCACCCGATCCAGCTCACTGGATGCAGTGGAGAAACGCGGCATTTCCTCGACGCTGACCTCGGCGAGGGTCTTGATCTGCACCTGCTCACCCGCCCAACCCGCACGCCCGCTAGGGGTCGCCGCGTTGGCTTCGAGCAGGGTTTCGACCAGGGTGTTCCAGGCCCCGCACTCGCCGCACTGGCCGGCCCATTTGGGAAAGGTAGCGCCGCACTCGGTGCAGCCATACATGCGCTTGGCCTTGGCCATGCCGGACTCCTATAAACGCTGAGCCCGGATCATACGAAATAGCTGGATATATTTACAGTCCTGCGCACCTACGATTTGCAGCCATTGCCGCAACCACAACACTGCCCAGCAGAACGTTTAAGCCGGCGCGCGAGGTCATCCTTGAGGTCAACGCGTTCCTGCTTAAGGGCAAGCAGTGCATCGTCAGCCAGCAATTCGCTGCCCGCCTCAATCCGGCAGATGCGCTTATCCAGGGTTTCGTAGGTGTCGGCCAGGCGGGCGAAGTCGGCATCGCCGAGGCGCAGCTCATGCAGCGCGCCGCGCAACTCGGGGAAGTCCTTGATCAGCGGATGGTGTTCAACATACATGCGGGCATTCCTCTGGGCTAGTCACTGCTTGCAGACTATCCCCTGATCCGGGGCCGATACTTGACCCGGATCAAGCCCATCGCGCTATGGCGTGGCGCCCAGCAAGCCTGCCAGCTCGTCCTTGAGGCTGACGCGCTGCATTTTCAGGCCCAGCAGCAACATCTCATCAATGGCCACCCGACCGCTTTCGGCTTCATAAATACGCTTATCGAGCTCTTCGTACTCCTCGGCCAGGCGAGCGAAATGCCCGTCACGGGATAACAAGTCATGCAATTGCGTCTTGAGTTCAGGAAACTCGCGGTGCAGTGGGTGATGTTGCAATGGCATAACGGCATCCTCATGACAGGCCTGCACTGAGCCTAGCCCAGTCGCGCCAGCTCTGCCGCGAAGCCTTAAAACCCTACCTCAGACAGCTTCTGCTATCTTTGCCCAAGCGTCCGGAACCACTAACGAGAACAGGTTATGAGTACAGCATCAGGATGTTCGGCTTGCCGGGACGGCCAAGGGCTGGGGTTCCCCATCAG encodes the following:
- the radA gene encoding DNA repair protein RadA — encoded protein: MAKAKRMYGCTECGATFPKWAGQCGECGAWNTLVETLLEANAATPSGRAGWAGEQVQIKTLAEVSVEEMPRFSTASSELDRVLGGGLVDGSVVLIGGDPGIGKSTILLQTLCNIATRFPALYVTGEESQQQVAMRARRLGLPEDKLKVMTETCIESIIATARIEKPKVMVIDSIQTIFTEQLQSAPGGVAQVRESAALLVRFAKQSGTAIFLVGHVTKEGALAGPRVLEHMVDTVLYFEGESDGRLRLLRAVKNRFGAINELGVFGMTDKGLKEVTNPSAIFLTRAQEEVPGSVVMATWEGTRPMLVEVQALVDTSHMGNPRRVTLGLDQNRLAMLLAVLHRHGGIPTYDQDVFLNVVGGVKVLETASDLALMAAVISSLRNKPLPHDLLVFGEVGLSGEIRPVPSGQERLREAAKHGFKRAIVPKGNAPKDPPPGLQVIAVTRLEQALDALFE
- a CDS encoding YdcH family protein, with protein sequence MPLQHHPLHREFPELKTQLHDLLSRDGHFARLAEEYEELDKRIYEAESGRVAIDEMLLLGLKMQRVSLKDELAGLLGATP
- a CDS encoding YdcH family protein — encoded protein: MYVEHHPLIKDFPELRGALHELRLGDADFARLADTYETLDKRICRIEAGSELLADDALLALKQERVDLKDDLARRLKRSAGQCCGCGNGCKS